GTCCTCTGGGGCCGCGATTTCTTCGCCGAAATCCTCGCCCTCGATGGCGATCAGGGTGCACGCGTCGTTATGCGCAAACACGAAGACATGCTCTGCGAAGTGCCGATGCCGGATGACGGCGTGCTGGTCGATCTCGATACCGCCGAAGCCTTGGCCGCCTTCCGCGCGGCGCGGGAGAAATCCGCGTGACCCTGCGCCGGCATTTTCCATTGTTGAACCAGACGGGTCCGCGCGTCGCCTATCTCGATAGCGGTGCGACGGCGCAAACGCCCGATATCGTGCTCGACGCTGTACGTGCGTTCGAGACCGGCGCGCGCGCCAACGTCAAACGCGGCGTGCATCGTTTGGCCGAAGCGGCGACCGAGGCTTACGCGAATGCGCGCGCGCAGATCGCCACATATCTTTCGGTGCCCGCCGAGGAGATCGTGTTCACCAGCGGCTGTACGGCTGCCATCAATCTCGTCGCGAATTCCTTCGGCGCGTTGCTGAAGCCCGGCGACGAGATCGCGGTCTCGGAACTGGAGCATCATTCCAACATCGTGCCGTGGCACATGTTGGCTGCGCGCAGCGGCGTGAAGGTCACTTTCCTGCCGGTCGATGGCCAAGGCCGCATCGTGCCGCAAGCCCTGTCGCCGCGCACGAAGCTCGTTGCGCTCGCCCATGTGTCGAACGTGACGGGCGCGGTTCTCGACGTCCCGGCGATCGTGGCGGAAGCCAAGCGCGTCGGCGCGCGCGTGCTGCTCGACGGCGCGCAGCGCACGCCGCACGGGCCGGTCGATATCCCCGCCCTGGGCGTCGACTTCTACGCCTTCAGCGGCCACAAGACCTTCGCGCCGCATGGCGTGGGCGTGTTGTGGGCGCGAGCCGAATTGCTCGACGCGATGCCGCCCTTCCTGGGCGGCGGCGAGATGATCGCGAGCGTCACCACGCAAGGCTTCACGCCGGCCAAGGCGCCCGCGAAGTTCGAAGCGGGCACGCCGCCGATCTCCGGCGCGATCGGCTTGGGGGCGGCGTGCGAATGGCTCGGCACGCTCGATTGGGCGGCGATTGCGGCGCATGAGCTGCGTTTGACCGGCCGCTTGCTCGACGGATTGCGCGCGATCGATGGTGTGACCGTGATCGGGCCGCAAGGCTTGCAAGGCCGCGCACCCGTCGTGTCGTTTGATCTCGCGGGCGCCCACCCGCACGATATCTGCCAGATCATGGATCGGCATGGCGTGGCGTTGCGCGGCGGGCATCATTGCGCGCAACCGCTGCACGCGAAATTCGATCTCGCAGGCACGACGCGCGCATCGCTCGCGCTCTACTGCGAAGAGGACGACATCGACCTGTTCTTCGCCGGCCTCGCCG
This genomic interval from Alphaproteobacteria bacterium contains the following:
- a CDS encoding aminotransferase class V-fold PLP-dependent enzyme yields the protein MRVTLRRHFPLLNQTGPRVAYLDSGATAQTPDIVLDAVRAFETGARANVKRGVHRLAEAATEAYANARAQIATYLSVPAEEIVFTSGCTAAINLVANSFGALLKPGDEIAVSELEHHSNIVPWHMLAARSGVKVTFLPVDGQGRIVPQALSPRTKLVALAHVSNVTGAVLDVPAIVAEAKRVGARVLLDGAQRTPHGPVDIPALGVDFYAFSGHKTFAPHGVGVLWARAELLDAMPPFLGGGEMIASVTTQGFTPAKAPAKFEAGTPPISGAIGLGAACEWLGTLDWAAIAAHELRLTGRLLDGLRAIDGVTVIGPQGLQGRAPVVSFDLAGAHPHDICQIMDRHGVALRGGHHCAQPLHAKFDLAGTTRASLALYCEEDDIDLFFAGLADAKRVLT